Proteins encoded together in one Gemmatimonadota bacterium window:
- a CDS encoding sulfatase — translation MTGDHDHGQPAPAETMMSRPNILYVFDDQHRYSAMGTSGNPVVQTPNLDRFASEGMVLDQVHSSCPICSPYRGQLMTGRYSHVNGVMDNEYLLHGNQDFLPAVLGDHGYRTAYIGKWHLGYGPYGEDGRYGFDYMAAYDCNHDYYDVSYHENEQGPIDMAGWAPETETSLAIRFMEEHAREHAGRPFALVLSWGPPHWPYDAYPAEYDLYDPDKVDLPPNVPEQFAAFARREIAHYYGNVTALDDQFGRLDKALERLGIRDDTLVVFTSDHGDHLSSHGYGKPMDRWMHPSFRASKATPYEESIHVPFIARKPGRIAPGTRSDALVSSVDMMPTLLGMSGVPVPDGVQGTDHSHVLTGIPGPRSDSVYLQILGPGWPHRGEWVGFWRGIRTDRWVYARWHENQRDTLLFDRQDDPFEMKNLAGVPDFRGIQDECEARLQRWMDETGDPFDTGPRDPVTGMLRLGQRFNHEMYAQGGPAR, via the coding sequence GTGACGGGCGACCATGACCATGGCCAACCCGCGCCGGCCGAGACCATGATGTCCCGCCCAAACATCCTCTACGTATTCGACGATCAGCACCGGTACTCCGCCATGGGTACCAGCGGCAACCCCGTCGTGCAAACGCCGAACCTGGACCGATTCGCGTCCGAAGGCATGGTGCTGGACCAGGTGCATTCCAGCTGTCCAATCTGCTCGCCCTACCGCGGCCAGCTCATGACCGGCCGGTACTCGCACGTCAACGGGGTCATGGACAACGAGTACCTCCTTCACGGGAACCAGGACTTCCTGCCGGCCGTACTCGGAGACCATGGCTACCGCACGGCCTACATCGGCAAGTGGCACCTGGGCTACGGTCCCTATGGCGAGGACGGCCGATACGGCTTCGATTACATGGCCGCCTACGACTGCAATCACGATTATTACGACGTGTCCTATCATGAGAACGAGCAGGGTCCCATCGACATGGCGGGATGGGCGCCGGAAACGGAAACCTCACTGGCGATCCGGTTCATGGAGGAACATGCCAGGGAACATGCCGGCCGGCCCTTCGCCCTCGTGCTGAGCTGGGGACCGCCCCACTGGCCCTACGATGCGTATCCGGCCGAGTACGACCTCTACGACCCGGACAAGGTGGATCTGCCGCCCAACGTACCGGAGCAGTTCGCCGCCTTCGCCCGGCGGGAGATCGCCCACTACTACGGCAACGTGACCGCATTGGACGACCAGTTCGGCCGGCTGGACAAAGCGCTGGAACGGCTGGGCATCCGGGACGACACCCTGGTGGTCTTCACCTCGGACCACGGAGACCACCTCAGCAGCCACGGCTACGGAAAGCCCATGGACCGCTGGATGCATCCTTCCTTCCGCGCCTCGAAGGCGACGCCGTACGAGGAATCGATCCATGTGCCCTTCATCGCCCGGAAGCCGGGCAGGATCGCACCCGGGACGAGGAGCGACGCCCTGGTAAGCAGCGTGGACATGATGCCCACGCTGCTCGGCATGTCCGGCGTACCGGTGCCCGACGGCGTGCAGGGCACGGATCACTCGCACGTGCTGACCGGCATTCCGGGACCGCGCAGCGATTCGGTCTATCTGCAGATCCTTGGACCCGGCTGGCCGCACCGGGGCGAATGGGTCGGCTTCTGGCGCGGGATCCGGACGGACCGATGGGTCTATGCGCGCTGGCACGAGAATCAACGGGACACGCTGCTCTTCGACCGGCAGGACGATCCCTTCGAGATGAAAAACCTGGCCGGTGTCCCAGATTTTCGGGGGATTCAGGACGAGTGTGAAGCACGGCTACAACGCTGGATGGACGAGACCGGTGATCCCTTCGACACCGGGCCCCGCGACCCGGTGACCGGTATGCTGCGGCTGGGACAGCGGTTTAATCACGAAATGTATGCGCAAGGGGGACCGGCAAGATGA